One Oscillospiraceae bacterium genomic region harbors:
- the hisC gene encoding histidinol-phosphate transaminase codes for MSRYFTKTLAALEPYVPGEQLKIDNLVKLNANENPYPPAPGVAAAVAAAVPGLRLYSDLSNRALNEAIAAHWGVQPENILCGNGSDENLLLALRAFCDENTPLAFADVTYSFYPVLCDLLHIPQHVIPLEDDLTIDLKKYCGLHETIVIANPNAPTSLLAPVAAIEEVLRTNPDNIVVVDETYVEFAPAGSSCLPLLEKYENLVITHTFSKTHNLAGARLGYCIARPGLITDMNRVKFSYSPYNVNSMTQAAGTAAIRDEAYFHEVTAKLLATRTAATKGLRQRGFTVFDSAANFLFATTDRMPCKEIFEKLRAQGILIRHFNAPRISNYLRITIGTDAEMQRFFAALDEILGA; via the coding sequence ATGAGCCGCTATTTTACCAAAACGCTGGCTGCGCTGGAGCCGTATGTGCCCGGCGAGCAGCTGAAAATTGACAACCTTGTCAAGCTCAACGCCAACGAAAACCCATACCCGCCCGCGCCCGGTGTAGCGGCGGCGGTGGCGGCGGCGGTGCCGGGGCTGCGGCTGTACTCGGACCTGTCCAACCGCGCACTGAACGAGGCCATCGCTGCCCACTGGGGCGTGCAGCCGGAGAATATTTTGTGCGGCAACGGCAGCGACGAGAACCTGCTGCTGGCCCTGCGGGCGTTCTGCGATGAAAACACGCCGCTGGCCTTTGCCGATGTAACCTACAGTTTTTACCCGGTTTTGTGCGATCTGCTGCACATTCCGCAGCATGTCATCCCGCTGGAGGACGACCTGACCATCGACTTGAAAAAGTACTGCGGCCTGCACGAGACGATCGTGATTGCCAACCCCAACGCCCCCACCAGCCTGCTGGCCCCTGTAGCCGCCATTGAGGAAGTGCTGCGTACCAATCCCGACAACATTGTGGTGGTGGACGAGACCTATGTAGAGTTTGCCCCTGCCGGGTCCAGCTGCCTGCCGCTGCTGGAAAAGTACGAGAACCTCGTTATCACGCACACTTTTTCCAAGACCCACAACCTGGCGGGCGCCCGGCTGGGCTACTGCATCGCCCGGCCGGGGCTGATCACCGACATGAACCGCGTCAAGTTCAGCTACAGTCCCTACAACGTCAACTCGATGACCCAGGCCGCAGGTACGGCCGCCATCCGGGACGAGGCCTACTTCCACGAGGTGACCGCCAAGCTGCTGGCCACCCGCACCGCCGCCACCAAAGGCCTGCGCCAGCGCGGGTTTACCGTGTTCGACTCGGCCGCCAATTTCCTGTTTGCCACCACCGACCGCATGCCCTGCAAGGAAATTTTTGAAAAATTGCGGGCGCAGGGCATCCTCATCCGCCATTTCAACGCACCGCGCATTTCCAACTACCTGCGCATCACCATCGGCACCGACGCCGAAATGCAGCGCTTCTTTGCGGCGTTGGATGAGATTTTAGGTGCCTGA
- the hisA gene encoding 1-(5-phosphoribosyl)-5-[(5-phosphoribosylamino)methylideneamino]imidazole-4-carboxamide isomerase, translated as MKLYPAIDLRGGQAVRLYQGDYDQMTVYNADPVAQAKAFVTAGAKYLHVVDLDGAKDDTTANLQTIAAIAKQGGLKIEVGGGIRDEERIKRYLDLGVDRCILGTIAVKNFAFTAEMAQKYGAQIAVGVDMKNGLVAVNGWKEVTPEPGVTFCRRCAGVGVKAIIATDISRDGTMQGTNMDLYRELLTIPGLEITASGGIAALDELAELQKMHCHAAILGKSIYTGAIDLAQAVRLYQD; from the coding sequence ATGAAATTATATCCTGCCATTGACCTGCGGGGCGGCCAGGCCGTGCGGCTCTACCAGGGCGACTACGACCAGATGACCGTCTACAACGCCGACCCCGTGGCCCAGGCCAAAGCCTTTGTGACCGCCGGAGCCAAGTACCTGCACGTTGTTGACCTGGACGGCGCCAAGGACGACACCACCGCCAACCTGCAGACCATCGCCGCCATTGCCAAACAGGGCGGCTTAAAGATCGAGGTCGGCGGCGGCATCCGGGACGAGGAGCGCATCAAGCGCTACCTGGATTTAGGCGTGGACCGCTGCATCCTGGGCACCATCGCCGTGAAAAACTTTGCCTTTACCGCCGAGATGGCGCAGAAGTACGGCGCACAGATTGCCGTGGGCGTCGACATGAAAAACGGCCTGGTAGCCGTGAATGGCTGGAAGGAAGTCACCCCCGAACCGGGCGTGACGTTCTGCCGCCGCTGCGCCGGGGTGGGCGTCAAGGCTATCATCGCCACTGATATTTCCCGGGACGGCACGATGCAGGGCACCAACATGGACCTGTACCGCGAACTGCTGACCATCCCCGGGCTGGAAATTACCGCTTCCGGCGGCATTGCGGCGCTGGACGAACTGGCCGAGCTGCAAAAAATGCACTGCCACGCCGCCATTTTAGGCAAATCCATCTACACCGGGGCCATCGACCTGGCGCAGGCCGTGCGCCTGTACCAGGACTAA
- the hisD gene encoding histidinol dehydrogenase, whose product MIRLYDFDEVKPEEILNRDIRAEADVEATVDAIIADVRARGDAALLDYAAKFDHAQLTSVQVTQAEIDEAFSELETSDPEFITTLKMAVSNIRHFHEQQLHKNFVLNDRPGMVLGQKYTPIQRAGVYVPGGTAAYPSTVLMDVIPAKVAGVQQIVMTTPAGKDGKVNAGILAAAVIAGIDCIFKTGGAQAVAALAYGTESVPAVDKIVGPGNIYVATAKRKVFGKVGIDMIAGPSEILVLADGTCSPAWVAADLLSQAEHDKLATPVLVTNSWDLAKAVQAELEVQIPQLPRAAIARASVDTNGKIIVTDDMKKAIDAVNIIAPEHLEICVDDPFAVLNDIQNAGSIFLGKNVPEALGDYFAGPNHTLPTSGTARFSSPLGVDDFVKKSSFIYYTREALGEVQARIANFAEHEGLHAHAKSVTIRFEDEQKGE is encoded by the coding sequence ATGATTCGCCTGTATGATTTTGATGAAGTAAAGCCCGAAGAAATTTTGAACCGTGACATCCGCGCCGAAGCCGACGTGGAGGCCACCGTAGACGCCATCATTGCCGATGTGCGCGCCCGCGGCGATGCCGCCCTGCTGGATTACGCCGCCAAGTTTGACCACGCCCAGCTAACCAGCGTACAGGTCACCCAGGCCGAAATCGACGAGGCCTTTTCCGAACTGGAAACCAGCGACCCGGAATTTATTACCACACTGAAAATGGCTGTTTCCAACATCCGCCACTTCCACGAGCAGCAGCTGCACAAGAACTTTGTGCTGAACGACCGCCCCGGCATGGTGCTGGGCCAGAAGTACACCCCCATCCAGCGCGCGGGCGTTTACGTGCCCGGCGGCACGGCAGCCTACCCCTCTACCGTGCTGATGGACGTCATCCCCGCTAAGGTCGCGGGCGTGCAACAGATCGTCATGACCACCCCCGCCGGCAAGGACGGCAAGGTCAACGCCGGTATCCTGGCGGCGGCGGTGATTGCCGGCATCGACTGCATCTTTAAGACCGGTGGTGCCCAAGCCGTGGCCGCCCTGGCCTACGGCACCGAGAGCGTGCCCGCTGTGGATAAGATTGTCGGCCCCGGCAACATTTACGTGGCCACCGCCAAGCGCAAGGTTTTTGGTAAAGTCGGCATCGATATGATTGCCGGCCCGTCGGAAATACTGGTTTTGGCCGACGGCACCTGCAGCCCCGCCTGGGTCGCCGCCGACCTGTTGAGCCAGGCCGAGCACGACAAGCTGGCCACGCCGGTGCTGGTCACCAACAGCTGGGACCTGGCCAAGGCCGTGCAGGCCGAGCTGGAAGTGCAGATCCCGCAGCTGCCCCGCGCCGCCATTGCCCGCGCCAGCGTGGACACCAACGGTAAGATCATCGTCACCGATGACATGAAGAAGGCCATCGACGCCGTGAACATTATTGCGCCGGAGCATCTGGAGATCTGCGTGGACGACCCGTTTGCCGTTTTGAACGACATCCAGAACGCGGGCAGCATTTTCCTGGGCAAGAACGTGCCCGAGGCCCTGGGCGATTACTTTGCCGGCCCCAACCATACCCTGCCCACCAGCGGCACCGCGCGGTTCAGCAGCCCCCTGGGCGTGGATGATTTCGTCAAGAAGTCCAGCTTCATCTACTACACCCGCGAAGCCCTGGGCGAGGTCCAGGCCCGCATCGCCAACTTTGCCGAGCACGAGGGCCTGCACGCCCACGCCAAGAGCGTGACCATCCGGTTTGAGGATGAGCAAAAGGGGGAGTGA
- a CDS encoding AraC family transcriptional regulator translates to MEQIKANETLVDSSLRETKMHGTVDFPVGVYLDDFSDFKNGYICWHWHEEIQISWIIEGEFLCQMEGRTVHLHPGELIFVNRGVLHQIYPVQKGYGKLYAFIWDPEFLSGSADGAVYQEAFEAMLKSGPRCLTLVETAQAPGRQAVGEALRAIVALYTQHPVLYHLQIKILLSQIWLLLCRQEGEAPEPMTPERERDEERLKRAMNYMHAHYGEHFSLEELARQALTSRSELCRCFRRMLGMPPKEFLMQYRIQQAEILLKNSAYSIAEVAEFTGFSSPSHFGSCFLRYVGCTPREYRKNL, encoded by the coding sequence ATGGAACAGATCAAAGCGAACGAAACGCTGGTAGACAGTTCTCTGCGGGAGACTAAGATGCACGGCACCGTGGATTTCCCGGTGGGCGTGTATCTGGACGACTTCTCGGACTTCAAAAACGGTTACATCTGCTGGCACTGGCACGAGGAAATTCAGATCTCCTGGATCATCGAGGGCGAGTTCCTCTGCCAGATGGAGGGGCGCACGGTGCATCTGCACCCCGGCGAATTGATATTCGTCAACCGGGGTGTGCTGCACCAGATCTACCCGGTGCAAAAGGGGTACGGCAAGCTGTACGCCTTTATATGGGACCCGGAGTTCCTCAGCGGCAGTGCGGACGGTGCGGTGTATCAGGAGGCCTTTGAGGCGATGCTGAAAAGCGGCCCCCGCTGCCTTACCCTGGTCGAGACCGCGCAGGCTCCCGGCAGGCAGGCCGTGGGCGAAGCACTGCGGGCCATTGTGGCGCTGTACACGCAGCACCCGGTACTGTATCATTTGCAGATAAAAATTTTGCTTAGCCAGATCTGGCTGCTGCTCTGCCGCCAGGAAGGCGAAGCGCCCGAACCGATGACCCCGGAGCGGGAACGGGACGAGGAACGCTTGAAGCGCGCCATGAACTACATGCACGCCCACTACGGCGAGCATTTCAGCCTGGAAGAGCTGGCCCGGCAGGCCTTGACCAGCCGCAGCGAGTTATGCCGGTGTTTCCGCCGGATGCTGGGGATGCCGCCCAAGGAGTTTTTGATGCAGTACCGCATCCAGCAGGCGGAAATTTTGCTGAAGAATTCGGCGTACAGCATCGCCGAGGTGGCGGAGTTTACGGGCTTTAGCAGCCCCAGCCATTTTGGAAGCTGCTTTTTGCGGTATGTGGGGTGTACACCGAGGGAGTATAGGAAAAATTTGTAA
- a CDS encoding 8-oxo-dGTP diphosphatase, which produces MDFLQTTLCYLEKDGCYLMLHRVKKKNDANHDKWVGVGGKFEPGEDALACVMREVTEETGLTMQAPAYRGIVDFYCTPWPAERMHLYTCTQFAGTMTDCSEGTLEWVPKQAVQDLPIWQGDKIFFDLLAKDAPFFHLELHYEGDTLTKAILDGKEL; this is translated from the coding sequence ATGGATTTTTTGCAGACGACCCTGTGTTACCTGGAAAAAGACGGCTGCTATTTGATGCTGCACCGTGTAAAAAAGAAAAACGACGCCAACCACGATAAGTGGGTCGGCGTCGGCGGAAAGTTTGAACCGGGCGAGGATGCCCTTGCCTGCGTAATGAGGGAAGTGACCGAGGAGACCGGCCTGACGATGCAGGCCCCGGCCTACCGCGGCATAGTGGATTTTTATTGTACCCCCTGGCCAGCTGAGCGGATGCACCTGTACACCTGCACCCAGTTTGCCGGCACCATGACCGATTGCAGCGAGGGCACGCTGGAATGGGTGCCCAAGCAGGCCGTACAGGATCTGCCCATCTGGCAGGGCGATAAGATTTTCTTCGACCTGCTGGCGAAGGATGCTCCGTTTTTCCATCTGGAGCTGCATTATGAGGGGGATACCCTGACCAAAGCAATATTGGACGGAAAAGAACTGTAA
- the hisH gene encoding imidazole glycerol phosphate synthase subunit HisH produces the protein MIAIVDYGVGNLFSLSSSVRSLGAEVRVTHEAADLHAASHILLPGVGAFGDAMAKLEATGLVPVLKKEVETKPLLGICLGMQLLFDKSFEYGEHIGLGLIPGEVCPLADDLTDASLKVPHIGWNALDIVPGRENDPLFKYVKNGEYVYYVHSYYAKNCAASTLATSEYSIPVTGAVRSGNVYGTQFHPEKSGDTGLRLLRAFAEL, from the coding sequence ATGATTGCTATTGTTGATTACGGCGTGGGGAACCTGTTCAGCTTGTCGTCCAGCGTGCGGAGCCTGGGGGCTGAGGTGCGGGTGACCCATGAAGCCGCCGACCTGCATGCCGCCAGCCATATCCTGCTGCCCGGCGTGGGTGCCTTCGGCGACGCCATGGCCAAGCTGGAGGCTACCGGCCTGGTGCCCGTACTAAAAAAGGAAGTTGAGACCAAGCCGCTGCTGGGCATCTGCTTAGGCATGCAGCTGCTGTTTGACAAAAGCTTCGAGTACGGCGAACACATCGGCCTGGGCCTCATCCCCGGCGAGGTCTGCCCACTGGCGGACGACCTGACCGATGCCAGCTTAAAAGTACCGCACATCGGCTGGAACGCACTGGACATCGTGCCCGGACGCGAGAACGACCCGCTGTTCAAGTACGTGAAAAACGGCGAGTACGTCTACTACGTGCACAGCTACTACGCCAAAAACTGCGCTGCTTCGACCCTTGCCACCAGCGAGTACAGCATCCCTGTCACCGGCGCGGTGCGCAGCGGCAATGTCTACGGCACCCAGTTCCACCCGGAGAAATCCGGCGATACCGGCCTTCGGCTGCTGAGAGCCTTTGCCGAACTGTAA
- the hisIE gene encoding bifunctional phosphoribosyl-AMP cyclohydrolase/phosphoribosyl-ATP diphosphatase HisIE — MEITENTKTLKFDANGLIPAIVQDHYTKEVLTLAYMNAETLALTIAEGRTVFWSRSRQEIWRKGETSGNVQRVVSITADCDKDALVIDVIKNGPACHTGAESCFFNPVYVSDELKQFTWQGLYELIEGRKTDPKEGSYTTYLFDKGLEKILKKVGEESTEVIIAGAKRDKEETIYEISDLAYHVMVLMIELGISVEDITKELEKRHVIDHKVKQERMQ, encoded by the coding sequence ATGGAAATTACGGAAAACACTAAGACGCTGAAATTTGATGCGAACGGTCTGATCCCCGCCATCGTGCAGGATCACTACACCAAAGAGGTACTGACCCTCGCTTACATGAACGCCGAGACCCTGGCCTTGACGATTGCCGAGGGTCGCACCGTGTTCTGGTCTCGCAGCCGCCAGGAAATTTGGCGTAAGGGCGAGACTTCCGGCAATGTGCAGCGTGTGGTATCCATCACTGCCGATTGCGACAAGGACGCACTGGTCATTGACGTTATCAAAAACGGCCCCGCCTGCCACACAGGGGCCGAGAGCTGCTTCTTCAACCCGGTGTATGTGTCGGACGAGCTGAAGCAGTTCACTTGGCAGGGGCTGTACGAACTCATCGAGGGCCGCAAGACCGACCCGAAAGAGGGCAGCTACACCACCTATCTGTTTGATAAGGGTCTGGAAAAGATCCTGAAAAAGGTCGGCGAGGAATCCACCGAGGTCATCATCGCCGGCGCAAAACGCGATAAAGAAGAGACGATTTACGAGATCAGCGACCTGGCGTACCACGTCATGGTGCTGATGATCGAACTGGGCATTTCGGTCGAGGATATTACCAAAGAGCTGGAAAAGCGGCATGTCATCGACCATAAGGTTAAGCAGGAAAGGATGCAGTAA
- a CDS encoding GNAT family N-acetyltransferase, which translates to MEIKEYTKFKADEILQLYTQVGWTAYTEDMPALECGYKNSLLVLAAYENGELLGIVRVVGDGTTIVLVQDILVYPVRQRQGIGTALLKAVLERYKNVRQIQLVTDNTPKTVAFYKSLGFLDFAEFGCCGFMRG; encoded by the coding sequence ATGGAAATAAAAGAATATACTAAATTCAAGGCCGATGAAATTTTGCAGCTGTATACGCAAGTTGGCTGGACCGCGTATACGGAAGATATGCCTGCATTGGAGTGCGGGTACAAAAATTCTCTGCTTGTTTTGGCGGCATATGAAAACGGGGAACTGCTCGGCATTGTGCGGGTGGTGGGCGATGGTACCACCATTGTGCTTGTGCAGGATATTCTGGTGTACCCGGTAAGACAAAGACAGGGCATCGGCACTGCGCTGCTTAAGGCGGTGCTGGAACGATATAAGAATGTCCGGCAGATCCAATTGGTGACGGATAATACGCCTAAAACTGTGGCGTTTTATAAATCACTGGGCTTTCTGGATTTTGCAGAGTTTGGGTGCTGCGGGTTTATGCGGGGGTAA
- the kduD gene encoding 2-dehydro-3-deoxy-D-gluconate 5-dehydrogenase KduD yields the protein MNDIMNLFSLNGKNAVVTGANTGLGQGICVALAAAGAHVFGVARRSCDETAAKIAAEGGQFTEVRADLSDFAAIDSILEQVHAHADRIDILVNNAGIIKRCDAIDVTPENWDAVDFLNEKMVFFLSQAVAKQWVADKKGGKIINIASMLSFQGGIRVPAYTSSKSAVMGMTKALANEWAKYGINVNAIAPGYMATNNTNQLRQDEDRSEEILARIPAGRWGTPADVGGAAIFLASDAAAYVNGYTLAVDGGWLAR from the coding sequence ATGAATGATATTATGAATCTCTTTTCGCTAAACGGTAAAAACGCTGTGGTCACGGGCGCCAACACCGGCCTGGGCCAGGGCATCTGCGTGGCGCTGGCAGCTGCCGGTGCCCACGTTTTCGGCGTAGCCCGCCGCAGCTGCGACGAGACCGCCGCCAAGATCGCCGCTGAGGGCGGCCAGTTTACCGAGGTTCGCGCCGACCTTTCGGACTTTGCCGCCATCGATTCTATCCTGGAGCAGGTCCACGCCCACGCTGACCGCATCGACATTCTGGTCAACAACGCCGGTATCATCAAGCGGTGCGACGCCATCGACGTCACCCCCGAGAACTGGGACGCCGTGGATTTCCTGAACGAGAAGATGGTGTTCTTCCTCTCCCAGGCCGTGGCCAAGCAGTGGGTCGCCGACAAAAAGGGCGGCAAGATCATCAACATTGCCTCGATGCTCAGCTTTCAGGGCGGCATCCGCGTACCCGCCTACACCAGCAGCAAAAGCGCCGTCATGGGCATGACCAAAGCCCTGGCCAACGAGTGGGCCAAGTACGGCATCAACGTAAACGCCATCGCACCGGGCTACATGGCCACCAACAACACCAACCAGCTGCGCCAGGATGAAGATCGCAGCGAGGAGATCCTAGCCCGCATCCCGGCAGGCCGCTGGGGCACCCCTGCCGATGTGGGCGGCGCGGCCATCTTCCTGGCGTCGGACGCCGCCGCTTACGTGAACGGCTACACCCTGGCCGTGGACGGCGGCTGGCTGGCCCGCTAA
- a CDS encoding histidinol-phosphatase HisJ family protein, with protein sequence MTGEYLKSSVHVHSKLCDGKNTLEEMAVTAWKAGLQTLGFSGHSHTPCDLEYCMTQSRTSLYKATITKLKERYAGKMDILCGLEWDLFSDDDPYAYDYFIGSAHYVKGPKTGKYYEIDWREEDLRACIDDDFDGDGLAVAEAYFANVAKVAEKKPTILGHFDLIKKINDGNKFFDENDPRYTAAATSALMAAARSRCVLEVNTSAAYRGFRKDYFPSDAILKEWLVLSGNVVITADAHDTKALTYGFEEAAAHLKELGYTKVQVLGKNGFTPCEL encoded by the coding sequence ATGACCGGGGAGTACCTGAAAAGTTCCGTTCACGTTCATTCAAAACTGTGCGACGGCAAAAATACGCTGGAGGAAATGGCAGTAACCGCATGGAAGGCTGGCCTGCAGACGCTGGGTTTCAGCGGCCACAGCCACACCCCCTGCGACTTGGAGTATTGCATGACCCAGAGCCGCACGTCGCTGTACAAGGCAACGATCACCAAGCTGAAAGAGCGCTATGCCGGCAAAATGGACATCCTGTGCGGGCTGGAATGGGATCTTTTCAGTGACGACGACCCCTATGCTTACGATTACTTCATCGGCAGTGCTCACTATGTCAAGGGCCCCAAAACCGGCAAATATTACGAGATCGATTGGCGCGAGGAAGACCTGCGCGCCTGCATCGACGACGATTTTGACGGCGACGGTCTGGCTGTGGCTGAGGCCTACTTTGCCAACGTAGCCAAGGTTGCCGAGAAGAAGCCCACCATCCTGGGCCACTTTGACCTGATCAAAAAGATCAATGACGGCAACAAGTTCTTTGACGAGAACGACCCGCGCTACACCGCTGCGGCTACCTCGGCTCTGATGGCCGCAGCCCGCAGCCGCTGCGTGCTGGAAGTAAACACCTCCGCCGCCTACCGCGGCTTCCGCAAGGATTATTTTCCCTCGGACGCTATCTTGAAGGAGTGGCTGGTGCTCTCCGGCAACGTGGTCATCACCGCCGATGCCCACGACACCAAGGCCCTGACCTACGGTTTCGAGGAAGCCGCCGCCCACCTGAAAGAGCTTGGCTACACCAAGGTGCAGGTGCTGGGCAAGAACGGCTTTACCCCCTGCGAGCTGTAA
- the hisF gene encoding imidazole glycerol phosphate synthase subunit HisF, producing MITKRIIPCLDVKNGRVVKGVNFEGLQDMAAPVEMARYYNASGADELVFYDITASVEGRGLFTDILREVASQIFIPLTVGGGINTLDDFDRVLKCGADKVSVNSGAIRNPGIIPAAAQKYGNQCVVLSADIKRVDGKFMLFAKGGRENTGIDALDWLEQGVKNGAGELVVNSIDTDGVKNGFDLELLDAVAARCAVPIIASGGAGKMDDFVELFRNHPAVDAGLAASIFHTKQVEIGALKQYLRSNGIEMRV from the coding sequence ATGATAACAAAGCGAATTATTCCGTGTCTCGACGTCAAAAACGGCCGCGTTGTCAAGGGCGTGAATTTTGAGGGCCTGCAGGACATGGCCGCCCCTGTCGAAATGGCGCGCTACTACAACGCATCCGGCGCAGACGAGCTGGTGTTTTACGACATCACCGCCAGCGTTGAGGGCCGCGGCCTGTTCACCGATATTTTGCGGGAAGTTGCCAGCCAGATCTTTATCCCGCTGACGGTGGGCGGCGGCATCAACACGCTGGACGACTTCGACCGCGTGCTGAAATGCGGTGCCGACAAGGTCAGCGTAAATTCCGGCGCCATCCGCAACCCGGGCATCATCCCGGCGGCAGCGCAGAAATACGGCAACCAGTGCGTGGTGCTTTCCGCCGATATTAAACGTGTGGACGGCAAATTTATGCTGTTCGCCAAAGGTGGGCGCGAGAACACCGGCATCGATGCGCTGGATTGGCTGGAGCAGGGCGTCAAAAACGGTGCAGGTGAGCTGGTGGTCAACTCCATCGATACCGACGGCGTGAAGAACGGCTTCGATTTGGAGCTGCTGGACGCCGTGGCCGCGCGGTGCGCGGTGCCCATCATTGCCTCGGGCGGCGCAGGTAAGATGGACGACTTTGTGGAGCTGTTCCGCAATCACCCCGCCGTAGATGCCGGGCTGGCGGCGTCCATCTTCCACACCAAGCAGGTGGAGATTGGCGCGCTGAAACAGTACCTGCGAAGCAATGGTATAGAAATGCGGGTATGA
- a CDS encoding AbrB/MazE/SpoVT family DNA-binding domain-containing protein, which translates to MKATGIVRRIDELGRIVIPKEIRRTQRIRQGDSLEIFTAADGEVVFKKYSPLSGLGSLSKVYAEVLAKSLGRPVVVCDTHQIVAAAGPGRGELLGRAISPELEQLLAARSVYTAPADRTRRLPMLERSERPILCAAPILAHGDIEGGVLLPGTGRDALPEEEAVHAVTTAAAFLAKWMEE; encoded by the coding sequence ATGAAAGCAACCGGAATTGTGCGCCGCATCGATGAATTGGGCCGCATCGTCATTCCAAAAGAGATCAGGCGGACGCAGAGGATACGCCAGGGTGATTCCCTTGAGATCTTTACGGCAGCGGACGGCGAGGTCGTTTTTAAAAAGTATTCGCCGCTGTCGGGGCTGGGGTCGCTCTCCAAGGTGTATGCCGAGGTGCTGGCCAAAAGCCTGGGGCGGCCGGTGGTGGTGTGCGACACCCACCAGATCGTAGCGGCTGCCGGGCCGGGCCGGGGAGAGCTGCTGGGCCGCGCCATCTCGCCGGAGCTGGAACAACTGCTGGCGGCGCGCAGCGTCTACACAGCCCCCGCCGACCGCACCCGCCGCCTACCGATGCTGGAACGCAGCGAGCGGCCGATTTTATGCGCCGCACCGATCTTAGCACATGGCGACATCGAGGGCGGCGTGCTGCTGCCCGGCACCGGGCGGGACGCCCTGCCGGAGGAAGAAGCCGTACACGCTGTGACCACGGCGGCCGCCTTTTTGGCCAAGTGGATGGAAGAATAA